TACAAAATACGGAATACTGTCTAGTAGTCTAGTAGTCAGTTGATGTCGAGTGGAGGACGGGAGGAGACGGCGCCCGGGGGCTGGGCAATGGGGGCGAATGGACATTTAATGAAACGAAACGacaacaaattgtttaaacaTTATTTGCGCTTTCCCTTTGCCGTTTCGCCTTTCCTTTGCTTTCTTCTCAGCCATTTTCCTCGGTCTGAGCAGCCTTTTTTATACACGTTATTGTTAATAAACAGACATTACAAAGCAGATAATGAACGACAAGTAGGAgtaggaggagcagcagggcACTTGTCAgaatggaaattgaaattgcgGGCGCTTTGACAGGAAACTGGAAAATCATTCATACAGCAATTTTTCAAAGAGTTGAACGATTAAATAAAGGCAAAATCAAAGGGTccaacatttattttaaaatatggtGCATATGGCACTATTTGTATGGTCCAAAAAAGTTCTTTGTATAAGGTCATAGAGGAATATTGTATATAGTGCTATTTTAAGTCCTGATATTATAATAAGGATCATCCGTCAAGGACATTTGTTTAAAGTTTAAGTTCCTCGAACTTATTGACATCTATAAGTTTGCCcacttttcattttccatttgcgcAATCCTTTGTGCGGATTTTTAATCGTGTCGCCAGTTCCTTCGACTGTGAATGATTTCACTTAACGCTCTCGGGATAGGAAAACAATGTTATCGCTTAATACTTATATTTTCCTGtcatttaatttcttttcCACTTGGTTCTCTCCGCTTTCTCCTTTGATGCTCGCTGGTAAGTGGTTAGTGGGACTCACTCTCGGAATCGACCCGGTTTTATGGCTCTTTGTTTTCGCGCCAAACGATTTTGTTCAGCGCGATGCCAAATAGAAAATCATCATAATTTTCCTTTATTACCAGACTTCTTACCCATTTGCCATACTGGTTTCCATGCTTTTTACGGACCAACTTTGGACCGATTCCGTAGCTGAAGCTGTAGCTGTTGCCCGTAGCTGCTGCAGCTTTAATTGCCATTGTCATGGCTGGGCTTGCTCATTGCCGTTGTCATTGTTTGTCACAGTCTGTTCCACCAGAGCCCCAGTGCCCAtcggaaaaataaaaaagaggAATAATAACTTTGTCGGAAACTcctttgatttgttttcagCACAGCAGTATAAAAGTTTCGTACGGAACGAAGAAGCGTTCTGATCCCGAACTGCGAGGAGTGAGCTGAACTTTTTGAAGACAAAACATTTTTGAGTTATTAATGAAAAGTTGTTGTCTATCCGGTGTAGGTACAAGCAGGGCCGGGGCTTCAGTTTATATAGCGAATGCACAAGTGCTAACTAAATGTTATGCTTTCATTATGCTCAGTAGCCCCCACAAAAGTTTCGCCTCCGTCGAAGTACCGAGCAAGTTCCTCCTGGTTATTGGCTTACCTGATTTCTCTCCTGTCCCATTcaatttggttttgttttgaatttttcgttCTTGCAGACACGCATTTGTTTGCCTAAAGTGCACTTTTTAACTAACTTGTCTAACGCAACTAATGAAAAGATTTGTTATTGGTTTGGTCTGGTCTGGTAGGAGTGTGAGAAGTAGCAGCAGCCACACCAACTGCCACCTGGTGGTAGCTGCCAACTTTGCCCAGGGAATTATACATAAACATTGGACCAAACCGGGCAAGAAGAACGCAcaacatatacacacacacggctccaaaaaaatataaagaaatatGCTCGCAACTtgaaaaagtaaataaatatttgaacaaCTTCTTATGGCCAACTATTTGTTTGGCAGGCGAAAAGGACAAGTTTTGGGCCAGGCCAAAGCAAAAAGGTAAGCTCAATACTGCGCCGGGGTGTGGAACTTTCGAAGCCATTATGTGAAAGTTTTATTTCTGCTCGGCCAGGGCCTGGCAATCGACAAGTTTTCCTCTTGGGTGGCTCTAAGTTCGGCAGGAATTGGATTGGCAAATTGTTCAGCACATAATTTTAGAGGCAATTTAACGAAATCAGATTTAAGATAAATTCTTTCAGCCAGAATGTGCAAAATTAAGTGTATAAATATTGCTGTAAATTTAAAGTTAATATGTATCCTACGGTTACTAATGCATAAGTTGATTTTCCTAAAACGAACAAAGAGTGGTTTTATTATACCAGACATCCATGTATGTAAATCAATTTTATGAATGAATTCTGTATTATATGCCGTATATCTTCACTATTTCCCAGGTGCTTTCAAGCGAATTGTTAAGCTGCTCAAATGGCTTGTTAATATGTTTATAAAGGCCATTCCGCGCTATGTTCGAGCATCTCTAAAAGCCAGCGCTAAACATGGTCATAACCATAAGCCAACTGTGGTCATTGTTCGCCACACAATTGGCATATTAAATTACCGCTTTTGTAGCATATTTAACATAACACTCACACGAACGTAGGCTATTTTTGGCCCCTCGGTTATCTAAACAGATAATTAAGTCCGCTTTGAGCCGCGGCTGTCTGCCAGCTGATTGATTGACTTTATCGGCCGTTCGAGCGGGTCTTATCAACACTAGACCGGAGTCAATCTTTTTGGCCCGGTCCGTCCCCGGCCTATCAAGATGCAGTCAGAAAGTGCATAAAAGACGTATCTCACGGCAAACGGCAATAACAAGAGCCACAGCTCAGCACAGCACCGCAGAACACACCGCAGGAAGGTAGGTAAAAGTCTCAGATTAAAACGAGTTCTTAACGGCAATCGTGTAGGCCGAGGAGTGCCATCTTTATGGACAGGTTAAGACAACATCCTGCGTCCCCGACCCTCCACTCCATCGGCAACGAGGAGTTGCTTGATCGACAGTTCACCATGTAAACGAAACCAAAAAGGATGACACACCACAAGACCATTCCCAGTACTTTAtataaattagtttttatttccAGATCTTAAGGTTAGTTAACATAGTTGTCAGGCTGCGGACGGAATCAGTTACTAACTGGTACATTCTTGTAgtttattttacaatttaTGCAGGCATTAAGATCATATAATTCCTAAAGTTCAGATTATAATATCGTTGACGAATGAACATATCATTTCTTGAGCACAAGCATTGAGCATCATAATTTTTTGAAAGGCAGTCTTAATTTACCAATTCGTTAAGCAGAATTTCttttaagaaatataaattttagCTTTATTTCTGCAGTCTAAGACGATTTGACatttttaataacaatatCTACATTTCCATTTCGTACACTTTGAGTCGTGCAGCTGACTTCCAGAAAATGTATCCCAAGTGTAGTCGAATCCCGGCAAATTTATTATCCTCGACATCTGGCGTCGTTCCAggtgtttattttttggctgGTGGAATCAATCAAGCGCCAGGTAAGATGGCCACCCGCATTCTGCAGTTTATGACACTCTGTCACACAAAATTTCCAGGCGGCTGCATAAACGTAGCgacataaataaacaatttaaaaatgcatgTAGTAAACGTATAATTTGATTAATAGCGACAGCTAGAATATAAAGAGCACAGAAAAAATTATTCATAAATGTTGAATGTGTtaaaatgaattatttatgACTTTACATGCAAATCAAAGTTTGCAACAGTGGCGTTTCCAAATTAAAATGattcaatttttttctttctacGTTCATTACCTGCTCATCAATTTGTAATTGGATCCCAtgttatttaaaacaaataagGAAACCTTGGCTGAAAAAAACATTTGTTTGCTGAAATATTCATTGTTAAATGCTGCGAAAGAATTCATATTTATTGCTGAAAAGATTTGTGTGAATTATTTAAGctgaaaaaaattgaaaatgaatgGATTAATTATGATTTCAGCTTCcactccatttccatttccaatccATATCCAGATCCAGTGACCAATCCAAACCAAACTACAACAATAGCGCCAACGCCTGCGAAAGAAGGAAGAAACGGCACGGAACACGAAAAAGTCTGGACAACAGTGCCCGGCATTAAACCTATAGGATTAGGTGGGTCTGGGGAATTGAGACCTGGACGTTGGACGTTGGTTTCAACACCGCCACTTGGGTATTTGCTGAAAGAAAAAAGCGCAAGGGAGCAACtcttttccaaaaaaaaaagcatagcaatgcatatatttgtatatgtaAGCATGGAGCTGTGAAACACGCAGCTAGAAAATACTTAGAAGAGGCCAAAGCTCCGGAGCTGTGAGCTGAAACCGTAACTGCAGGTGAAAATGGATTCTGAAAATTGGGTTAATTGATGCTTAGTGTTTTGCTTCAGTAGCGGGGtagagtgggcgtgggtgGCGTTGTTTAGCGCCAAGTGGCTAATAGTTTTTGCCACCCCCGCCGCGTGGCAACCGGAAGCAGAAACCGGAAATGCGCACAAGGAAATACACACAGACATCGGCACGGACGTATATTCTAAGTTTATGCTAAGAATATCATGAATTCTGCACTTGGCGAAAAGCGACATTACTTATTTAGTAACTCGCTGGTCTTAGAaaagaataatatttatttaaaatcatattctaatttaatttgttcGTTCGATTTGAATGAATGCTCTTGTAAGCGATTTTCATAGAAACGACTCCGCATAAACCTCTAGCAAATACCGAAATGACGACGTCGTTTACGTTGAGGGCAAAAAGGTAAAAAGGTCAGCAAACTGCCACGTAAATgccatgtacatatatacggGTAATTAGCATTAACCCATTGTCGAATTATACACACCGGGACTGCCTGGTTCCGTGAGATTGGCAATGAGAGTGGGGGCTCCACTACTCAGACTCCCGCCACCCGCGCCACCGGACGCGGCAGGACCTGCAGCTCCGGCCGCTGCGGCACCACTTCCGGCTGATCCACTGGCAGCCGCCGGATCGAGCGTCTGGGCActgaggaggagcagcagcagggaTGCGAAGGTGGCTCTAAGCGTTGGCCGCTGCCTCATCTTGCAATTTGGTATTTTGGCTATGTGCTTGTTGTACTCCCGCACCGGCATCAACATGTTCCATTGGTTGCTTCTTGGCTCCCTGACTACGATGGCGCTAATTGTGGACGATGCTCTGGAAATAGAAGGGGTAAATGGGTCAGTGATGGATTGGTTTCGGATAAACTGCATTTGTGGAATTAAGGCGGCAAAAAAGCGGTTTATTCTATCTCATTTCGTGTATCTCACATCTTTCTGGACTGTTAAAAATTCATCTCATGGATACAAATTCGCTTAGCTTCGAGATCCAACTAAACCATCTGCCATACGACTAGTAGCAGTTGCAATTAATGTTCTTTGCAAGTTTATTGTAGCACATCACAcacgcagacacacacacatacgtacACAGCCTGCTGCAAAAGTATCTTATGGATACGCTTTGTATCTCAATGTTGTTCGGTTTGCTGCACACACTTCACTTCACCAACTGGTCGCAATTAAAGTTCCTGCAGTCCTGCTTAGTCGACATCTGCTCGGCACACACACGAAATGTATCTCGGCCAAACATCAAAATTACACATTTGGCATATAAATTGctcaatttaaaatatttttcttgtGTCGAGATGCTATTAAACCAACACACAAAATTACAGACGCTACGCTAATGTATCTTGTAGATACAATTGCGGAAATTGCACTATTATCACACAACCACGAACGACGGCGCACCTTTGCTTCGTAGGGAAATTCCATTTCTTGAACACCCATTgggttaattaatttttcacttcATCGATTTATGATCACTTTTGCTTGTTTTCACATACATCCCaactgcagttgttgttgcaaagGGTTAAGTTGCACCTTATTTTGTTTGCTTGAATTATGAATATTAAGATCAGGCGATTGATTTGGTTTAAATCTACAGCTTAGCAGTTTAAGTTAAATACATCTGCCTTAAATTATGAATTTATGGCAGGACTTGTTGTTAAtcacaacaaaaaaaacattacACCTTGTATTTTCGCTGTCTTCAGTTCGTATCtctttgtttatatttatgcaTTGCACTTGTGCCAAGAGCTTTCAGCTTTTCACTGTTTTCCCCGACTTTTTCCCGTCTCGCTTTTCTGGTGGCGTTGGCGTGTGTGCGTTGCTTTTGTTACATTTATAAATGGTTTAGAGCGCACATGTGCCGCACAGCAccaaaacacacacgcacagctGTGGCTACAATTTGTAACTGTAGCGCATTTATAACCGCTGGCTCCTTCGATGTCCTTGCTGCCGTTTTCAGATGCTCTGCGCTGCTTGCTGCTGCTACTTTCTGTTTTTCAGCACTTCCAGGACTGGCGGGCGGGCCAATGTTTACACACACGCTCAAGAACTTTTGTTGGTCGTCAACAAACCATCAAGCATTTGCGTTATATTGCTTATCAGCGACCGAGATATGGCAGAGGGTATTGGGTACTGGGTACTGGTTACTGGTTCCTGGGACCTGGGTACTTGTTCCTTTCGATGCGGTCTGGGCCTCGTATTTGATTTACCCttcggaaaagcggaaaacgtGCTCACATGCGGCTTGCCTGAATTTTCCACTCGTCTCTCCGttcgcttttgttgtttcagTCAATTGCCGCATTTTAAAAACGCATAAAATTGCTTTATGTTTGCCTTGCCAGTATTCTTCTCATCCTTCCCccgctttcttttttttggcttaTCCCCTGGCGTAAATTTATGCAAGGCGCCTTAGTTAGGGGCCACAAAACTCGCACATGACAGTCGGCGAGACGCGTTGGCGTTGGGTTCTCCTCCTTCCACTCCACCTTCCATTCCTCCAGGAGAATAATGCTGGCTGCACAGCTGCAGTTCTCCAGGTATGTGTGTGTCTTCGTCGCCGGGTAAGTATCTGTAAGTGGTGCATAAGTGGCAGAGAAATGTTATTGatgatttatttgcatttggcaTTGATATATGCTAATGTTTTCCCTCGCTATCTGCCTCTTTCGTTGCCCGTCTCccttgaaaatgaaaacaaaaccgaaaaagGTTGCTCACGGTTCCAGGCCATGGATTATGTTATCTTTGAACGCGGCCTGGCCTGTTGGCTTTTCAATTTTTCATGCCGCCGCCAGGCCAGCGAAAGAAGAAATTATTATGGCATTTTCCCCATCTTCCCTGGACTTTCTTAAagtcatttttatttgcatttcgtGATTTCGAACAGACACACAGCGATAAGCCTGCAATGCTGTGCCAACtcaaatatttgatttaattccCTGACATAATAATTAATCACTCGGCACCTTTTACGGGACGTGAATAACCCCGGGGTctcgtttatttgtttataattaaatattatttggcAGTCCAAATGAGACAGCCAAGCCGAGTGGCATTTATCAGTCGTTCACTTTGGCTAGTTTCgtttttcttattttgttttttatgtcTTTCCCCTCTCTCCCTTCTTTCTCCCTCCTGCCTAATGAGTTACAAATTTGGTTTTTCAGTTGTTTAATGGCTGACAGCATTATAGATTAGTGGCCGAAAGTTTTTCTAGGCCGCCATCCCATCCCGCCCTCCCTTCTATTTTTTCTATGCCATTTACATGGGAGATCTGGGAACCGTTTGCCCCGCGGCCCTTTTTGTCGACCGTCTGTCGCCggttctatttttttttatctggCTACTTGGTGGGTCtgcagatacaaatgtatctgcgATGTGTGTTTTTCTGGACTAATAGCTGGCTGCCAATGGGAATTTGTGTTAATTGTATGCTCGTTATGAATGTCCGTTGGCATTTTAATTTTGGCAGAGATTATTTGGTTATATAATACTTTGGACAAGGGTAATTAAGTccacatatataaatatatataatatagaGCATAATTATAGGGTCGGTAATCATatacattaaaaataattcaaacgGTGCTGATGATATACCTGTTGCCCTTGTTCGCCGCACAGCATTTACTCTTCGGGAGCATTTCTTGGGTTAATTTACTTAGTCAAATCTGGGAATGAAAAAGTTTTCCGCTTGATGCGACTCAACTCGCTTGGTCGATTAGCATATTGGGAGGAGTACGGGCTCCCTAAGAGATTGCCCCATTCCGCATTAAAAATTCATGCTCCCAACTGACAGGCCTTGAGATACATTTGAAATTCAAGTGCCAAGGCACACGCGCATCGCTAAAAGTGTCAAATTGGCAAAAGTGGACTTGGACTTGAAGGGGAAGGCAGCGCCAGCAAGGCAAAACAGAAACATTCTAAAACAAACTTTGATGCCCTCTGCGATGTgcgttgtgtgtgtgtgtgtgtgtgcggggtCTATAAGAAATTGATATCATTTATCAAACTGACACATACACAAAACAGCGAGTGAGGCTGTGGAGCGAATCTTTTCTTGGGCAACTTTTGCAAATGAGGCAGGCAGCCAGCCATTCGGCAAACGCCACACAAATAAACGGGGATGGGAGGCCTAATTGAATTCAGCGTTGCGAGAGTAAGCGagaaatacataaataatcGGACGAGATCGCAGCTCTGCCGCAAAATTAGTTCATTAAAGAAGTTCGGGCGAGATTTGCATACGAAACAAAAAATTGACATCCCCGCCGAAAAACCTCAAAAATGAAACGTATAAAAGcgaaaaataaatgcaaattaaaagaagaaaaaacaatGCAGAGAGGGCTATCCAAtgtttttttcattttcgttttttgggGGCCAACCCAAAACTCCGCCCACTCGACAGAAAGAAAAAGTTCCAATTGCCAAAAACTTCAAAAGtcagcaacatgcaacatgaATATCAAAATCAGAGAGGCAGCTATAAAAAGCATATAAAAATGCTACGAAAGTGGCTACTACTATGTGTATGCATGAAAAGAGTGTTGGCACTGcttgtatttatatttgtatttcgtgGAAACGAGTGCAGCAAATCAATGCCCAACAAACGGAACTATGAGAGCTGCGTGTCAGggccaaaaatgaaaagaaagaGCTGAAAAAATGGGAGGATGAGGAGGTATGAGGACTACACGCACATACATAAGTACACAGACCCCAACGAATAATTCCGGGAAACCCTCTCAGCGATCACAGGCCCAGCCCACttgtaataaaaaatattttcaataataaAGTGTATTAAGTTGTGAAGTGCACACGGCCATGCAGGCTGGAgtgaaaataaatgaaatgtgaACCATGGAAAAGCTTCGAAAAGCAATAAGAGTGAAAATTCTCCATCcgctcttctttttttttattttatagatACATATTTGTGTATGTGTGCTATTCACAAAACAGAAAAGTAcaaaaaataacgaaaaatatatgtatgtatatgtggaGTGGCGACGCCGCTGTATGAGTTGCgtgtaaatataaatattttttccataCAAATACCGAAAAATGGGTGACGGAGATGGGAGTTACATTCCATGGAGACAACTCTGGTTTGTTGATTCTACGGATACGAAtacgaaatacaaaatacaaaatacgaAATACGAACGAATGAACGATCGCATGAATGTGTCAATGGCTCAAAACGATTTATACAGCATATTAAATTCTGACATCAATGTTTGATTGTCCATACATGAAATGTAATAAAATGGAGGAGTAATGAAATCGAATAAAGTGTAGCGGCATCTAAAATTGATTTCCACTCCCTGAAATTGAAACTCATGTGGGGTTCGATTGTAGTTTCACGTTTAAAGGGATTACACTGAAATTGAAGTGGCTGCTGCACTCTGGAAATCTAGACTTTCCTcttatacattttattttatttcacttcaCTCTGCTTTTTTCCGACTGACCCCAGGCTGACTCTGTGCacccattgttgttgtttgcgCAGGAGGGAATTTCGAAGAGGCCACCAAAAAGCTGAACCGAATTGGATTTAACCTCTTTCGGGCCAGACATcagagcagagcagagcagagGTGGATGGATGCATGGGATGCAGAGGGATTAGAACAGGTCTCTATGGGTATAAGCCCACTCGCACACGTGCCGGAGGTGAATGCCAGAAGGGATTTCTGTTATGCAGAGAAGCCAAATTCAAATTGCTGCATACTTGTTGATGCAGTGAAATGTCTTCTGGCTCTGGCTCCGGCTCGAAATGCCACTACTGGAAGTCTTTGGGAGGCGGTGAGAAGCGATGCTGAGATTTATAACTTTCTCAGGACTCACAATTACGTAGTAAAGTGCTCACGATACGCACGATGAGTGAAACAACCATTTACTATCTCTAGAGTTAGCTAAATATGCAGAGATTTAGTTGTGAACGTGCCtgatttatatttccttttcaAACCTATCCATTATATCCTgtccaaaaatatatttctccCTTTTAAAAATTCCTGTTAACCCTTTTTAAAGTGCCGCAAATTGATGACCAAATTTCCGTTGAGCCAAATTCCATAATGAGCAGGTCAATTTGCAATTCTCTCTGTGCTGGTGCTGCCCCATTCGACACCAGTGTCTCATCCCAGTGTCACCCCTTCGGTACGCCCTCAAATGGGCTCTGTGCCCCAAAATATTCCTTAGTTAAAGGGGCAATATTCAAATGGCAGTCATCCACAAATTATCGCGCTTCGCACAAACCCGCGCACCTGCCTCAGCATATGCTAATTAAAGGGGCCGCTCGCTCACTTTGGGGCGAACTAACTGGGTCACGGGAATGACATCGGGCGAATTTGCACACCGATAGATTTATGTAGGTATGGAGCCGGCTAACGGCATTTGGCCAGGCCCCAAAGAAGAACATTATGACGGGGATGACGCCTATGGAGCCTGCAGAGAACTATCAATCTTGTGCGAGCGAGCATAATTCATAGCCAAAGGGGTTGGCTGCATCTCTCGAAGCTCTTCTGCATGTGGCACAATAACCAACGCCCGCTGCAACGCCTACACTGCAATCCGAGTTCGAGTGCGTTCTTGAAAAGTGCATCGACATGTTTGGATTGCTTCCTACTAAACACTTTGTTTGATAAAGATACAGGGTTAGTTACAGACTAGTGAAGTTTAATACAATCGATGAGAATCTGGTTAATTTCTCCAGTTAACAATAATATATAGTGTAAATTGTTCTCAGTGCTAAGGAGGCGTGGTCGGTGTGTCCGTGCAAGTTTTGGGACAAAAGGCAATGTCAGTTGCGGTTCTTTTAATGAGCCGCCAAAGCGTGAAAAGCGCAGCGAT
This genomic stretch from Drosophila mauritiana strain mau12 chromosome 2L, ASM438214v1, whole genome shotgun sequence harbors:
- the LOC117136861 gene encoding uncharacterized protein LOC117136861 isoform X2 — protein: MRLGSGLLDVKTSPFHFSSRNRNPSSCHASLSANCFVCRAPGASLPPLSRPDPSTLKAQDTYPATKTHTYLENCSCAASIILLEEWKVEWKEENPTPTRLADCHVRVLWPLTKAPCINLRQGISQKKESGGRMRRILARQT
- the LOC117136861 gene encoding uncharacterized protein LOC117136861 isoform X1, giving the protein MKNSKCLPNERRQIRDQLTRSCVFSPIKRASSTISAIVVREPRSNQWNMLMPVREYNKHIAKIPNCKMRQRPTLRATFASLLLLLLSAQTLDPAAASGSAGSGAAAAGAAGPAASGGAGGGSLSSGAPTLIANLTEPGSPGVYNSTMG
- the LOC117136861 gene encoding uncharacterized protein LOC117136861 isoform X3 → MLMPVREYNKHIAKIPNCKMRQRPTLRATFASLLLLLLSAQTLDPAAASGSAGSGAAAAGAAGPAASGGAGGGSLSSGAPTLIANLTEPGSPGVYNSTMG